The following are from one region of the Fibrobacter sp. genome:
- a CDS encoding glycosyltransferase — MTNASNSTKLKATDNLDSRPEIFGRTVTSTFHKQYGIKHKPPGNVRTCWIPPIVFGSALLNLPKLLKLRFHLNKERKARLAKDPNDVSVLYYSDNLDETNGIANNLRNVIPYMRAHGLKAFLAGSAFNTRPCGVVENGYCMLLPRMFSMEQLGYANSELAIPRVGPVIRLMKRYPIDIIELETPSPGAWLIAICGKIAGIKVMSHYRTDVPQYTRTLVKAKWMHVYVLWLMQVFYRMARPVISPCDDYSDALVNELKVPRNQVKLMPRGLPLERFSPEMRDKGTWEKFGCTRQQKKVRFAFIGRISKEKNLEFLNNVWTKFATKYNDVELMYVGYGWYLEEIKKRFSNDDAVKDSVNFAGEQGGETLAGLYADADFFLFPSTTDTFGNVVVEAMSTGTPAIVSNYGGPRNIVDNEKYGKILPIEEDKWLEALEDCRKMKLENQAAYEQMRKDCHERSTRYTLENSSKAQFEFFRQVVKDYYLK, encoded by the coding sequence ATGACGAATGCGTCGAATTCAACAAAGCTTAAAGCGACGGACAACCTGGATTCCCGTCCAGAAATCTTTGGACGCACCGTAACCAGCACATTCCATAAACAGTACGGCATCAAGCACAAGCCCCCTGGAAATGTTCGCACTTGCTGGATTCCGCCTATCGTTTTCGGTTCTGCTCTGCTGAACCTGCCCAAGCTCTTGAAGCTTCGTTTTCATCTGAATAAGGAACGCAAGGCCCGTCTTGCCAAAGACCCAAACGATGTCAGCGTGCTCTACTATTCAGACAATCTTGACGAAACAAACGGCATCGCAAACAACCTGCGTAATGTAATCCCTTACATGCGCGCGCACGGTCTCAAGGCTTTCCTTGCAGGCAGCGCCTTCAACACTCGCCCCTGCGGTGTTGTTGAAAACGGTTACTGCATGCTGTTGCCTCGAATGTTCAGCATGGAACAGCTGGGTTACGCCAACAGTGAACTGGCAATTCCCCGTGTCGGCCCCGTGATTCGCTTAATGAAGCGCTATCCCATCGACATCATCGAACTTGAAACACCGAGCCCCGGCGCATGGCTTATCGCCATTTGCGGAAAGATTGCCGGCATCAAGGTCATGAGTCATTACCGTACCGACGTTCCTCAGTACACACGAACCTTGGTTAAGGCCAAGTGGATGCACGTCTATGTTCTTTGGCTGATGCAGGTATTTTACAGAATGGCCCGCCCGGTAATCAGTCCCTGCGACGACTATTCCGACGCTCTGGTCAATGAACTGAAGGTTCCCAGAAACCAGGTAAAGCTGATGCCCCGCGGTCTTCCCCTAGAAAGATTCTCCCCGGAAATGCGCGACAAGGGAACCTGGGAAAAGTTCGGCTGCACCCGCCAGCAGAAGAAAGTTCGTTTCGCCTTCATCGGACGAATTTCCAAGGAAAAGAATCTTGAATTCTTGAACAATGTCTGGACCAAGTTCGCCACCAAGTACAACGATGTTGAACTGATGTACGTTGGCTACGGCTGGTACCTGGAAGAAATCAAGAAACGATTCTCTAACGACGACGCCGTGAAGGATAGCGTCAACTTCGCCGGAGAACAAGGCGGTGAAACCCTGGCAGGTCTCTATGCCGACGCCGACTTCTTCTTGTTCCCCAGTACCACAGACACCTTTGGAAACGTGGTCGTAGAAGCCATGTCTACAGGTACGCCCGCCATCGTCAGCAACTACGGCGGCCCCCGTAACATTGTGGATAACGAGAAGTACGGCAAGATTCTCCCCATCGAAGAAGACAAATGGCTTGAAGCCTTGGAAGATTGCCGCAAGATGAAACTGGAAAACCAGGCTGCCTACGAGCAAATGCGTAAGGACTGCCACGAACGTAGCACCCGCTACACTCTTGAAAATTCCAGCAAGGCCCAGTTCGAATTCTTCCGTCAGGTTGTCAAGGATTACTATCTCAAATAA
- the hisA gene encoding phosphoribosylformimino-5-aminoimidazole carboxamide ribotide isomerase, with protein sequence MTKFRPCIDLHDGKVKQIVGSSLSDSGAGLKTNFETDRSPAWFAELYKKDHITGGHVIMLGKGNEAAAKAALGAYPGGLQVGGGITADNAKEYLDAGASHVIVTSWIFPEGKLDRSRLDALVNVVGKEHLVLDLSCKRTGVDANGKPTWNIAVNRWQTLIDIQITAENLNDLARYCDEFLIHAADVEGKQQGMDDELIRFLAENSPIPVTYAGGAKSLDDLKHCKEISGGKIDLTIGSALDLFGGKGVKYDECVEFNKA encoded by the coding sequence ATGACAAAATTTAGACCCTGCATCGATCTTCATGACGGAAAAGTAAAACAGATTGTTGGCAGCTCCCTTAGCGATTCCGGAGCAGGCCTTAAGACCAATTTCGAGACGGACCGTTCCCCCGCCTGGTTTGCAGAACTTTATAAGAAAGACCATATTACCGGCGGTCACGTGATTATGCTGGGAAAAGGCAATGAAGCAGCAGCCAAGGCGGCACTGGGAGCCTACCCCGGCGGGCTTCAGGTTGGCGGAGGAATTACTGCAGACAACGCCAAGGAATACCTGGATGCAGGGGCCAGCCACGTCATTGTCACCAGCTGGATATTTCCAGAGGGAAAGCTGGACCGCAGCCGCCTTGACGCTTTAGTCAATGTTGTCGGCAAGGAACACCTGGTTCTTGATCTTAGCTGTAAGCGTACTGGCGTCGATGCCAACGGCAAGCCCACTTGGAACATTGCCGTAAACCGCTGGCAGACCTTAATTGACATTCAAATCACCGCAGAAAACCTCAACGACCTTGCAAGATACTGCGACGAATTCTTGATTCACGCAGCCGATGTCGAGGGTAAGCAGCAAGGAATGGACGACGAACTGATTCGATTCCTCGCAGAGAACAGCCCCATTCCGGTAACCTACGCCGGCGGCGCAAAGAGTCTCGACGACCTTAAGCATTGCAAGGAAATTTCTGGCGGAAAGATTGACCTCACCATCGGAAGCGCATTGGACCTTTTTGGTGGTAAAGGAGTGAAGTATGACGAATGCGTCGAATTCAACAAAGCTTAA
- a CDS encoding A/G-specific adenine glycosylase has protein sequence MDATILKSLREWFKKNAAELPWRLPDLDAPRDPYAVWISETMLQQTQVSTVRDYYIRWMKRFPDIETLAAASEEEVFKYWQGLGYYSRARNILKTAQIVNGLVRESGCNPAKMPSSRKELEALPGIGAYTAGAILSLAYHKPEAILDGNLVRIFSRFYALDFLPTQDKNCAQTYWEYAQAVADSPKAYMHNEALMELGRTVCKIKNPQCDSCPLRKSCKAFSLGKTADYPPSKIHVHKDWHGTVLVIESADGHILAVHGGQKFFKNQLSLPHFETSRNASTGLPAQAEDYVNADQVAEVTSHGSFKHNITIHKMDCSVMHILLQTSAKRAVIPSRTNGKFQWIKKAKTSEIFANSFCLKALDCVFKH, from the coding sequence ATGGACGCAACCATACTAAAATCCCTACGGGAATGGTTCAAGAAAAACGCTGCGGAACTACCGTGGCGTTTGCCCGATCTGGACGCCCCGAGAGATCCCTACGCCGTATGGATTAGCGAAACCATGCTGCAACAGACGCAGGTTTCCACCGTTCGGGATTACTACATACGCTGGATGAAGCGATTCCCGGACATTGAGACATTAGCTGCGGCGAGTGAGGAAGAAGTCTTTAAATACTGGCAGGGACTGGGTTACTATAGCCGCGCTCGCAACATCCTCAAGACAGCGCAAATTGTAAACGGTTTGGTCCGCGAAAGCGGATGCAATCCCGCAAAAATGCCTTCTTCCCGAAAAGAACTGGAAGCACTGCCTGGCATTGGCGCCTATACAGCAGGCGCAATCCTCAGCCTTGCCTACCATAAGCCCGAAGCCATTCTTGACGGCAATTTGGTTCGTATTTTTTCAAGATTCTACGCATTGGATTTTCTCCCCACCCAAGACAAGAACTGCGCGCAAACCTACTGGGAATATGCCCAGGCAGTAGCAGATTCACCGAAGGCCTACATGCATAACGAGGCGTTGATGGAACTGGGCAGAACAGTTTGCAAAATCAAGAATCCTCAATGCGATTCCTGCCCCCTCCGCAAGAGTTGCAAGGCATTTAGCCTCGGGAAAACAGCCGACTATCCCCCTTCAAAAATACATGTTCATAAGGACTGGCACGGAACAGTTCTCGTCATAGAAAGTGCCGACGGTCATATTCTTGCTGTACACGGTGGCCAAAAATTTTTCAAGAACCAGCTTTCCCTTCCTCATTTCGAAACGTCTCGAAATGCGTCGACAGGTCTCCCCGCACAGGCAGAAGATTATGTCAACGCAGACCAGGTTGCAGAGGTCACCAGTCACGGTTCCTTCAAGCATAACATCACCATTCATAAAATGGACTGTTCCGTTATGCACATTCTGCTGCAAACTTCTGCAAAACGCGCAGTCATACCAAGCAGAACAAATGGCAAGTTTCAATGGATAAAGAAAGCGAAGACCTCAGAGATCTTCGCCAATAGCTTTTGCCTTAAAGCCTTAGACTGCGTTTTTAAGCATTAG